The Coffea arabica cultivar ET-39 chromosome 9c, Coffea Arabica ET-39 HiFi, whole genome shotgun sequence nucleotide sequence tagagcctcgcgtggttctcaaccccttccctcaaaatagggaacacttcatacgtgcacgtttatttgttgttatcccattttgttttattttcgtgggctctttcccacaccgccttcgtcaaatgtgactcccgaacctttttcgttagTTTACGTGGACtatgagtcgtttaaaaggggtttcttactacttttttcctattttttttttaaaaaaattcatttttaggtgacttggtacaccttaactcattaccaagtggcgactccgattttttatttcaaaaaaccctttttaaactataattttgggtcaaatcgtcgcattctcaaacccccatttagacccattttcttttaaatcacaattcatttttcaatcacaaattgaatcaaaaaatacattttttaacccatttatttatttattcaaaaaatagggcgcgacagttggcgactccactggggatattcgagagtccgagcaaatttgatttaatcaacctttttcttcttttaaccttttcatatatcacatttgagtgttttagggttgcattttttccttttttaggattttgtaTTTCTCACGTcccaaactactccctcgctcacgaatgtatgattggttgattggatgtttacttgtttatctcgcgcttgcattgcattttggggggtgtgtcacctttagagcctcgcgtggttctcaaccccttccctcaaaatagggaacacttcatacgtgcacgtttatttgttgttatcccattttgttttattttcgtgggctatttcccacaccgccttgtaggactaggaatggtttctctaggtatgtggatggtgtgcgTTGCGCCCATAGCAATACCTAGGGgaccgctcgagccaccgaccgagggtcttgggattgatgacccattcccttaggtctgaaggcttggggatcttttaagccttatcgagtctagtcgcattagtgaaccccaacctcatgcatccatattagcattttcctaagttagagtcagcctcacccttctttttaagcacattaggcacgagggaaggggttccaccccttttacttgctttattgtatttccttttcttaattgctcccaatatgttatgtgtactatcaattgcactaaccatttcgttgttttttgtttgcattcatgtgccttagtaataagaggcctctttggcactcttttagtggcctacctactagataactcacatgtttaaatttcagtcattatacttaattttcaataaatacattccATTTTAGACCTTTCCCCCggtgcattatttatgtcctttaggccatatttgttatgtatttacatcgctttaataaatggcatcatgcattaaaccttagAAGGAACGCCAATTAGGTAATTTCCATGTTCGGGAAGCCAACCCTAATCCCATGGGTACTTAACCCTATTTTGTGGGATCTGCACGTTTACCTTTTGCAATTTAACCTAAGGGGTAAAATCCCAAGGTAACGGTATCTAAGTGAATTCACCATTCAGATGACGCAGTATCGAATGCTCAACCAAGTCCCCCGAGAGCTGAATCAGTGGAGGAACAACCTATCCTATGAAATTGGGGGGCTATTTCAATATGTGGGACATCTACCGAGCCTGGTCGATATAATACCCAACGTGTCCGCCATTCAAGCACTGATCAATTATTGGGATCCAGATGCCTTGGTTTTCCGATTTGGAATGTGCGAACTCACCCCAACCCTAGAAGAGTTAGAGGGATTATTGCAAATACCGGGAAAGGGCAGTCCTATGGTATACCCGAGCGGAGGAACCAGAGAGCAGTTTTGCCGATTTTTAGGATTAAGGAGCAATAGTTTAGACCAACACCCCGATGCTAGATCTTGTCCACTGAGATTTCTATATGACCGATTTGGGGAAAGAGAGTCTTTTGAGCGCCATCAGATTGATTTCTTCATAACAAGGGGACAATGGGAAGAGAAACGTATGCAAgcttttggtttggttttgattAACTTATTGCTATTCCCTCAAAGGcatggaaaggtgacatttgaAACCATCAACATGATTCAAAGCTTTTTTCTAGGAATTCGTGGGACAACACCAACTTTGAAACCCGTTGTCATGGCAGACATTTTCTCAGCTCTTACCAATTGCCAAAGGAAAGGGAGGTTCTTCTATGCTTCGAATCTGATACTCCAAATGTGGATCATGGAACATTTGGCGAAGAGATTATTAAACCCGTTGGGTTCTTGCCTCCCAGTTGAGAATTTGATTGATTCGCATCAAGAGAGAGTCGGCCGCTACTACCACGTGATGTCGTCAAGCCCGTTTATCGAAGAGTTCAACAATTTGACACCGGAAAAGGTGCAGTGAATTTTAGATTGGACCAAAGTTAGGGACCCAACTTTTAGGACCACTCAACATGATTTCATCCCTTTAGCTGGAGTCAATGGTCTAGTAGCCTATATTCCGCAAAGGGTTATGAGACAGTTTGGCTACCCGCAAAGCATTCCTATGGTACAAGGGGTTGAAGATCTCAGATTGGGTACGGTAATCGAGAGTCGGAGTATGATATTAGAGGCTTGGGGAAATTTGCGAGGACTTGAGAATTTGCAGTTGGAAATGGTAAACAAAATGGCACCTGCGGTTATGCCTGGGTACAACGAGTGGATCAAGCAAAGGGTGGAACATGATAGGGCAAGGCAACAATCAGCATCAACCAGTCCCGAAGAACGGATGGAGAGGCTAAGGAAAGAATTAGAGGAATCTCAAGCCCAGCTTATAATGGCCAACAGAGTTCTAGAAGATACCCAAGTGCAGCTGaggagggagaagaagaagaatgagaaGCTAGAGGAAGCCATAGACGCCTTTGATAGGATTAGGGAAGGAGCTCGTAAGCTCAGTTTAGGGAGCTCTAGAGAATCACAAAGTACAAGTCTCTCGAGACATAGGGATTTTGTAAACATGGTTACTAAGACCATTGACGAGGTTGTAAAGAAAGATTGAACTTTTCCACAATTTATGAGACGCTTTCCATTTCAAAGTTCTAAATTCACTTACAGGTTTGAAAATGGGATTTTACCCCAAAGGTtcgcatcatgctaggcctacccttggcacaaaaagggtccccccataggacatgcatccgaatttttcgaataattactaactcatgcctttttctttttctttttttgaataaattacagAAATCTAATaacgattggtttatctaaagaagtcttttgcattctcaggtaaaatttcaaaatagcttttcgaAAAAGCCtcattattacgcgatcccgaagtatggcccaaaggaatcgtgtagacatgagtactcagcCAGAATCGTCCGATAAGGCcgttgcaactacccagccggaagccgcaagtcctggggttcagttgactgaattactcaccaagtttggggaaatggcatccgAAATGGCCGCTCAAAAGAAGTTAATCGACGAGCTCATTAGTAGCGGAGTACAACCTGAGCCTGTGCCCGCCACACAACCACAATCCGAACCATTCGTTATTCCTCCCTTTCAAACCACgttaccatttgttattccttcaATTCAAACCACGTTTGAGGGAGCTGTCAACCCGCAATATGcttatactcaaaatcctccgttcTATCCCCCTTATGGgcaaggatttcagcctcaaaTCGACCCAAACATGTATCCGAATCCACAAACTTTTCACCAGACTACCGCAGAGCCCGTTGTGCCGGAGCACACTTTTCAaaacaagccagaaatgggagagTCGTCTACCCCAGTTGATATGAAGTTACTTAAACGCTTAGATCGTTTCGATGAATTCATccggaaaagccaaggtttaagTAAATAAGGGGTGTTAGACTACGATGATTTATGCCTGTTTCCGAACGTACAACTGCCAGTGGGGTTCAAGACCCCTAAgttcaacaaatatgatgggacaggcaaccctaaaacacacctgcgtttgtttgccaacaagttgggtaaaCCGGTGGATGATGAGAACTTGCCATTGAGGTTATTTGCAGAGAGTCTAGAAGGGGATGCTCTCGATTGGTACTCAAACCTAAAGCTAGAAGAGGTGAAAACTTGGCTCGATCTGTCCAACGCTTTCATTAGacaatacgagtataattgcgagctggcaCCGACCCGGACTACTTTGGAAGGAACGAAGAAgcgaccatctgaagatcataagGCATATGCcaaaagatggagaaagatagctgcgaaagtggagccaccgatgactgaggatgaaattattCGCACATTCATAAAGGCGaatgatcctccatatttcgaagaaattttccgtatgaccgggtgttcgtttgctgcaattgtaaataaactcGAGGAGTTTGATGACTTTGTGAGAGCCGGGAAAATTGTCAACGTATCTGCCCTGAAATCGCAAttggaagctttgcaagggcAAGGAAGTAGTGGGAAGAAGCCgccgttcaaaaagaaagagggggatgcaaccattatttggaaccaaaacccttcaccccgaccccgataccaacacaaTCCAACCCACCAACCACATTACCCTTACTACTCAGACCCGCACCCTGTATATACTGCTAACATCTACCACCCTCAAACTCGCCCAAGCTAGCCTAACCCACCTTCAtctccttttcaaatttctcaaccaattccaccccaaaaccgacctcgccctccatataacccaagatttcctccaccaaataaACCTATTTACAACCatcctcaacctcctgaaccttacaaccgaccccctagccgtacatttaccaatttaggcaggcctcTGGATCAACTGTATGACCAGTTGAAGGCCGCCGGGAAAATTGGTACggtaccccctcctacctatccATATGGCATGCCCGCCTGGTATAACCCGCAAGCTGTCTGTGCCTATCATTCAGGGGCCCCCGGACATTCAACTATTGATTGCAAGACCCTTAAGCATAGAATTCAAGACATGGTTGAAGCCGGAGAGATTGTAATCAGAAAAAGGGAGACACAAGGGTCGAATGTAAATAGGAACCCCTTGCCGGAACATGCTAATACCATTGGGGTCATTCTGGATGATGCGGAGTACGTGGAACAAGTCGAAAAATTGGCAAGggaagctgaagtgtttgggATCACAGACCAGCCATTTGTCATAGAGCTCTCATTCGAAGAGGATAAAAAGCCTTTTATCTTGGATCTCACGCCAACCGAGAGTGAGACTTTAGAGCCAGTAGTCATCGAATTCCCGAAGCAAGAACCTGTTTTAAGTCTGCAGCAAGTGCCATGGAATTATGATGAACCTGCCATACAGATTGGGGAGAGGTCAATTGCAAAGAAGGAAGTGTCAGTGGTTACTAGATCGGGGAGGACTGCCAGTCCGTTTGAAACTACCATTCCGGTTCAAGCAAATAACTCCGAGCCGCCTGCTaaaccaacaatcaccgagaaagaaACCTTGGATTTTCTTAAAAGGCTCCAGAGAAGCGAATACAATGTAGTCGAGAAGCTAAACAAGTCACCTGCTCAGATATCCATGTTGGACCTGCTCTTTTCATCAGATATGCATAGGGACGCGCTGATCGAAGTATTGACTAAAGCTCAAATTCCTAAGGATATTTCAGTTGATAATTTCTCACACATGGTTGGAAGTGTGTTATTTACCAAACAAATTACTTTTTTTGACGATGAATTGCCGGTggaaggcattggacataacaagACCCTATACATAGTTGTGAGGTGCAATGGAAAAATGCTGCCGAAAGTGTTGATTGACAATGGATCTGcgcttaatatctgtccttggagtaccttggaaaagctagggttgcaaGACATaaagctgaggccttcagggaccataGTTCGAGGGTTTGATGGAGCGCAAAGAGAGCCAATAGGGGAAGTGGATTTAGTCGTCGAGATGGGACCCTCCCAGTTTCAAATAACctgccaagtcatgcactttTCTAGTGTTTACAATGTTCTGCTTGGAAGGCCGTGGATTCATAAGTCTGGGGCTGTGCCTTCTTCATTACATCAATTGCTGAAATTCGTAGTAAATGACAAGCTGATAACTATCTTTGCCGAGGAGTATTGCCTTGTAATTACCGATTCTTAGTCCAAAGAAGAGAGTAGCCGAAATGCCACCGTGACCCCTCATAGCACGGCTGATATTGTTTCCGTAAGTTGGATAACAAAAGAGGAGCAAGCTCTGTCAaaggccagtgtcatgatggctaaAGAAATGATCCGTGGAGGCTATGAATTTGACAAAGGGTTGGGACGAGATTTGCAAGGAATTTTGAAGCCAGTGGAGATTGTTGAGAAAAAGGATTCGTTTGGTTTAGGGTTCCGACCGACCGCTAAGGATATCAGAGAAATGAAGGAACGTAAGAAAGCGGAAAAAGAAGGAAGGCAAAGGGCTCTTGACATTCCACCCCTGCATTATACTTTCCCACGACCAGCCGAGGTGATCATGTCAGAAATTAACCCAGTTGACGAAATTGAAGctagtttggcccaattgttcgttggggcaacatttAAAGATAGTTTTCCAGACGAAgctgaatttcctgacatcGCTGAAGGATCAATTTTCAATTGGACAGCCAAGTTTCTGCCCATTCGGAAGTAGTTTCGGTAAACTGAAAGGGATTTATcattcatgtgaattcatgaaaatacttttgcatctgtaaatagccaaaTAAAACAATTTTACTTTTTGACTAACGTTTGCGCATGcaaatattgttaagtttttatgttcatttgctttcaatcaaaggttttataaaatgcacaagttgttcttgtcatgttgttttgtttattcatttgtttatatttttgtcGTATTGCTTgaccatttgtttgttgtatgcttatttgcttattatcccacattcgttaattctttcagatggccaaaaataaaactatttgaccctttggatatcacagttctggaatacgataatggcaatctctatatcactcacgacttggaggtctgtgaatctgaactccaaagcgagagtgataatgaggaggtatttgattcttttgcaaaggaccttgaacaatatgaggagaaaccaaaaccgaacctggaagaaacagaaaaggttaacattggcactaaggatgaagttaaggaagtgcaaattattattcatttgaatgagaggcagaaaaaggagatgcttgaattcttgactaTGTTCCAAGATGTATTtgcgtggtcctatgatgatatgactggcatttcaactGACGTAGTTgtgcataggttacccacagacccttcttttccccccgtaaagcaaaaaccccgaaaattcaaaccagatatgagcctTAAAATAAaggagcaaattgaaaaataactcaaaaccaatattatcattgtttcccattacccaatttagctttcgaatccagtccctgtttcaaaaaagagtggagaggtgcgagtttgtgtttgattatagagacctcaataaagccagtcctaaagatgatttttctttgcCGAATATTCACATTCTCCTGGACAATACTGCTGGgcatgagattgaatctttttgtgATTGCTTTGCTGGATACCACcagattttgatggcagaagaggatagAGAAAAGACTGCTTTTATCACCCCTTGGGGCACCTTTTActaccgagtcatgcctttcggtttaaagaatgccggagctacctatcagaggaccatgaccaccttgtttcatgatatgatccaccgggagatggagctctacgtggatgacatcataattATGTCTAAGAGGGCAGAAgaccatttggttgatttgaagaagttgTTCGAAAGGttgcggaagtacaatttgaagctaAATCCTGCAAAATGCGCCTTTGGAGCACCCGCAggtaagctgttgggattcattgtcagcaagaagggcatagagattgatccagcaaaaatcaaagcaattcgagatatgccagtgccgaaaactcagaaggacgtgaaaagtttcttagggaagatcaattttattggaAGGTTCATTGCCCAgctaactgccacatgcgagccattgttcaaattattgagaaagaatgtaccgttgtattggaatgaggagtgccaacaggcttttgacaagattaaagattatttgttgcatccaccagtTTTGGTGCCACCGAAGCCGGGTCGACCATTAATCATGTACCTATCCGTGCTTGAAGGAGCAGTTGGTTGTGTCATTGGACAACATGATGACTCTGGAAGGAAGGAGCAAGCCATCTACTATTTAAGCAAGAAATTCACGCAgtatgaggctaattattcattcattgagaaaagctgctgtgcattggcctgggcagcccaaaagttgagacactacctgttgagccataccacttatcttatttcccgatctgatcctttgaagtatcttttggagaaaCCGATGTTAACTGGACGTCTGGcaaaatggcagataattctctcagagtTTGATAtcgttttcacttcacaaaaaactgtcaaggggcaagctatagcggatcatttggcggaaaatccaagggatgaaGATTATCAGCCACTTCAtacttatttccctgatgaGAAAGTTTTATTCGTAGGAGCTACAGATGATATAAGTGAGCAAagccctgaatggaggcttttcttcgatggagcttcgaattctctcggagttggaattggagctgttctggtttcacccgaagggaagcactaccctgccgctgccaagttgcaatttgcttgcacaaacaacatggctgaatatgaagcctgcatttttgggctcaaaatggctttagaaatggaaatcaaagagttgatagctttcagtgattcagatttgctcgtgcatcaaaccttgaaacagtggataaccaaagattcaaaaattctgcCCTATCATTGCAGTCtgctcactctggccaagcaatttcgaaatttggagttcagacatcttccacgagcccgaaacgcatttgccgatgctttggccaccttaGCTTCTATGATCCAATATCCTGATGAATTGAGAATCGAGCCAattccgattcaacttcaaaacaagcctgcccactgttgggttgTAGACAAGTCCTCCGACAAAATTCCGTGGTATAATGATCTTAAGAAGTTTCTCAAAACAGGATCTTATCCTTTGCATGCTAATACAAAGgacaagagttttctgcgtagaatggcttcaaaatttttcttgaatggaGAAGTTTTATACAAAAGAACCTCGGATTTAAAtcttttaaggtgcattgatgaagatgaagctcaatatatgatgaaagaaatgcatagtggcgtttgtggatctcacatgaatggccatttgctggcgaagaaaatcatgagaactggatacttctggcttactatggagcatgattgcaTAGATTTTGTCCGGAGATATATAAAGtgtcaaatgcacggtgacattatacgcgctccacccactgaattgcatagcatgaccgtcccatggccctgttcaatgtggggtatggatgtgattggtacaatcgatcctcccgcttcaaatggacatcgatttatattggtggcgatcgagtactttactaaatgggttgaagcagagtcattcaaacatgtcacgaagaaggtagtggccaatttcttgagagatcacatcatctgtcgctttgTAGTACCCGAAACTCTTATTACAGataatgccaagaatctgaacaatgacatggtagatggactatgcgagcagttcaagatcagacaccgtaattctgccatttataggcctcaaatgaatggagctgtagaaaccgcaaacaagaatttgaagaagattatcTGCAAAATGATAGAAAGGCATcgtgattggcatgaaaagttgccttatgcattgatggcgtaccggacttctattcggacatcgactggggcaacgccatattcactcatgtatggaatggaagctgtattaccagctgaagttgaaattccgtcgctatgaatcctcatggaagctaaattggaggaggctgATTGGATgaagcagcgccatgagcaattgactttgatcgatGAAAAACGGctcaatgctatctgtcatggtcagtgctatcagaaacgtgtggtccgggcttacaacaaaaaagtccatcggcgtgcattcgaagaaggtgacaaagtactaaagcggattttgccaatgcaagatgaagctaaaggcaaatttgctccaaattggcaagggccgttcattgtccaaaaggtattacctggcggagctcttattttggcagaaatggatggacgaacatttcctcaacctatcaactcagatatgtgcaaaaagtttttcatttgatcacgcaaattttctttagaaattgaTGCAAACGGCGAAATACAAgccaggccatcttcttttacactcaAAACATTTTTacctctacttgtcccctttgagccatcagagttgacaaattttcgtttgataacccttgagaattgcaaGCCCCActctggggcaaattcatttttgaaagaagagatgatcaaaaggaaaagagaaccctacactggggcaagtttagttttaaagaaaaatgcaaaagtgaggaaaatgcaaagaaaaaatgcaaagagagaaaatccaatcaaactggggcaaaattccTTGGTTTCGTTTAAAAgttggagataatttcaaaatgatgcaatttcaagttatttcaccccttacatcaaaatttgctttcaaacctcaacttttcttgaaaaacaccccacctgacctcattacaaaagcctaaagtcctggctttcgtcatttgctgcatttctattagaaaatttgttaatcaactggcaagtgatgtccataatgccttcaccTAAAATTCATAAGGGAAGTACATTTTACTGATACCAACaatcttttaaccacatttctcAGTTGATCGGGAATGAGGTAGTTCTGctgttctttaggtgaaaacccgcaagggcgcctcaaaaaaaaaagaatgaaaaaatgaaaagaaaagaaagagaaaagaaagaaaaaaaggaaaaagaaaagacaaaaacaaaaagggtgggggcaaccttggtgaaaacccgaaagggcgtcAAGGCAGGTTTTCTCAGCAGACGAGCTcgagaaggaacagctggtgacctggttcatttagggttttcctcatatttgtgatacttctgccagtatcggattccgaagagaaaatatccaaagtcttgaatatgatattcgttggctAAACTTATATTGTCTTTAcgaatattcttttgcaaaatgtatcttttATAAACCTCTTGGTTGTTCTCAATTTTTTGTGCATGACTGCTTATGATTGtctacattcttttgcatgctcatctttgcctgacataggaaatcatcttgcatatacattgatttcaccattgaattcaaatgaatgataaaccctaaggtttatGCAAAGATAGAGGATTTCAATCATCTATTACAAGTGAGTGACATGCAACAAAGCTGCCACCTAGATTGGGTGACGTGGTAAATCCGTATTCTATCAGTCTCAGAAATTGAAAGGTTTCAAGTTTGACTAAGGCAAACGCCGCAGAGCAGAAgtaaaagcatcacaagactcatgttaCACGATTCTTAAGGCAaatcggatcaaatgatggtggcaagtccattattttttcttttcttgcaggaacgttGTATTTACAAACAAAAGCGGCCACTCTCCTTTTGGCACCTAAATCAATGACAGACAAAGCTTTCCAGTAAGCAAGGACCGATGTTATTCGCAAAGCTCGATCATAAGAAATAACATCAGCTATCGCTTCAGTCACAGAGATCCAAAtttccctcttggtacaaaagttgaactaCTCTCAGataaaaaactcaattcatggtttaaacttccccagtgaagtcccgttttaaattcccgaacgggtcagtcccgttttaaattcctgttcgggtcagtcccattttaaattcctattcgggtcagtaccgttttaaatttctgttcgggtcagtcccgttttaaattctcgttcgggccagtcccgttttaagttcatgtttgggtcagtcccattttagaattcCAGTTCGTTGAGATCCttttgcagccaaataacacatgtaggtatttggtgtctacttttttgtctcaagtttttccaaaactcagacaaagaggggcaaactgtagacaccaaattttagcgtgatttcatttactatttatttcttaatttttatttggcgtgttaaattttattcactttttagttagttttttattatttttaaggttttagcgtagaatttatcgaaaaggaaaaatcattcacaaaaatgttttatttttcttttagattcaaatttaatttattttgtttcaaataattctttgaagaaaaaagaaaaagaagaaaaatcattcaaaaatatgctttagtcgtTTTAATATAATGTtttctcgaaaaaaaaaagagaaaaaggaaaattagcatttcatttttatcttaattagcatttcttcattagttttatttatttatttattaattagttatctatattaattagttattattaaaaaaaaaaggatggccgtggcatgcaagctgcatatttttgcagcttgcaaaggacgaTCACAGATGCCCATCGAAGGGCTGGATGTGAAGGCAAGGACAAACC carries:
- the LOC113708464 gene encoding uncharacterized protein — encoded protein: MPAWYNPQAVCAYHSGAPGHSTIDCKTLKHRIQDMVEAGEIVIRKRETQGSNVNRNPLPEHANTIGVILDDAEYVEQVEKLAREAEVFGITDQPFVIELSFEEDKKPFILDLTPTESETLEPVVIEFPKQEPVLSLQQVPWNYDEPAIQIGERSIAKKEVSVVTRSGRTASPFETTIPVQANNSEPPAKPTITEKETLDFLKRLQRSEYNVVEKLNKSPAQISMLDLLFSSDMHRDALIEVLTKAQIPKDISVDNFSHMVGSVLFTKQITFFDDELPVEGIGHNKTLYIVVRCNGKMLPKVLIDNGSALNICPWSTLEKLGLQDIKLRPSGTIVRGFDGAQREPIGEVDLVVEMGPSQFQITCQVMHFSSVYNVLLGRPWIHKSGAVPSSLHQLLKFVVNDKLITIFAEEYCLVITDS